GCTAAGACGCAACGACATATAATCGATATTAGGGCTGCCGTTATCAGAGGAAGAATACAAATAAGCGTCAGTAAACGAGCCCAGACGCATTTCTATAGCCTGGGTTTCAACCTGCCATTGATCCCAACCACCGGTTGGCGCAAACTCAAAAGGTACCGACAGGATGGCATCGCCATCTACCAGATTCAGCATCATCGGTCGACCGACATCAGAACCATTGGCATAACGAATGGCAATTTCGTCATCAACGGCAGCCGGTCCACCAACGAGAGAAAAATTGGCGAAATGTACGTAACTGTATGGCTCATCGCCTGGATTAAAATATTTACCATTAGACGCACCTGCGTAGCTATCTTCGACAAAGCCATCACTGGTATTACAGATTTCTTCCTCCTGGAAAGTGACGGTGTACCAACTGCCACCAGAAGAACTTGTGCTACTGGAAGTCGACGACGAAGACGACTGCGCCAGGGCGGGTAACGCTATGGAAAACGTCAGAACTCCGCATAAAAACTTATTGAGAATGTTCATACTTGATCCCTGATATTTATTCTTAATGTGTTAAACACTGCCGCAACCCCTAGCAGTGAGCCACCGGTTCCACTGGCAACGCGCACGGTTAGGCCGGCAGCAATTTTCAGGTGCCGGGTTAAGTGACGAAAACAGGGAAATCGGTACAGTGAGCCTGCATGCTCCCAATCATTTTGACAGTATCAAGCATGAATACAAGTGATCCACGATATTTGAAAATCCACGCAACAGTCCGCCGCATTCCGCGCGGTAGCGTTGCCAGCTACGGGCAAATTGCAGAGCTGGCAGGCTTGCCCGGCAGGGCCAGAATGGTCGGTAAAGTTTTGGGCTTGGCACCTGCAAACAAGCCATTACCCTGGCATCGCGTGCTGCGGGCTAACGGGCAGCTTGCGTTTCCCGAAGATTCACAATCTGCGAATATTCAAACTGAACGCTTACGCGATGAAGGAATTGCTGTGAAACACGGGCGTGTTGCGATGAAAACCTATCAATGGCAACCCTCGCTCGCCGATATTTTTGAATTAGATAGTTTTGAGTAAAGCTCCTGACGGGTACTTTGTTACAGAATGTTGCATCGCCTGATATTCGCGCGATTGGAGGTGTACTATCAACATCACTAATGGAATATAGGCACCGCCATGATGAAACTCATTGTGA
The Alteromonadaceae bacterium 2753L.S.0a.02 DNA segment above includes these coding regions:
- a CDS encoding methylated-DNA-protein-cysteine methyltransferase-like protein yields the protein MLPIILTVSSMNTSDPRYLKIHATVRRIPRGSVASYGQIAELAGLPGRARMVGKVLGLAPANKPLPWHRVLRANGQLAFPEDSQSANIQTERLRDEGIAVKHGRVAMKTYQWQPSLADIFELDSFE